The window CGAATAGCCAAGATCTTAATCACTTCACTGCCATAAAATTCGAAAAACTGCCATAGATAGTACTAAAACTACGTGACCAACTACATTAAAAGGAAGCCCTTTCCCGCTTACAACGCAATCTTGTTGTAACTCAGATGAACAACTGTTTATATTCTCCATTTGCAAGCTGACAGAGCTGATTGTAAGAAGATGTGTCTGCCAGTAGGataagaaaaaattgaattatATCAGAACCAGCAAAATAACATGGACTACTACCCAAACAATTAAGCACTAAATAGACCAATAAGATGAACACTGATATGAAAACCAAAGAAGGGTTACGTTTTGGGTTTCTTATTGATATAACCAATTCTGAAGAATCTGAACATAGTTCTCATTGCTTCCAAAAGATTAAACACCACAGTTTGATAACACATGGCTTTTGGGACGCTCAAGTAGCGCAAGCATTCTATAGAAGTTTCAAGCAAAATAACCAGTTTGAAGATTTAACATAACCCGTGATTAAATTGGGAACTCACTTTTTATGGTTGACACGCAAGTTTAATTGCTTAAACACTTAGGCAGAAACTGTATATTTCGGGTTCCTAAAAGTGCCAATAAAATGAACTGTTTTCTGGCAACTTTAAGCTGAAACCCCTTCCTACAGATTCAACTTCACCCAATCCCAAATCCAAGCACAATAAACTTCTGACAGTAACAATTACAAAAGAGGTGCCATTACAAAATAGTGTGAACCATACGTAGAAATTGAAGAACATAGGGAAAAAAAAGGCATACCAATTGTCTCTCCAAAGTTGTTCCATATCTCAGCATGGATGGACTTATCACTGTCAGCAATGCCTATGACCTCAACAAATTTTGTAAGAGGAACCGGCGGGTTGCCCTTCACAACTAGCTCCTTTCCATCAGTAGATTTTCCAATAACAGTTCCACCCTCAGTTCGCACCACCTGAATCAGTGCCCGAGCCCGCCTTCCAACATACAGTCGCAACAACTCTGCATTGACAAAAACTGCAGGATTTGATGTATCCATATCCTGCAAATCAAATCAAAGGTTTATTTGCTCAGAAGACATGATGCAAAATAATCTCCAATTTTACAAAAAGCAAAAACCCTATCCTTGCAATTAGATGGTGCAGAGAAAACCCCTAAGCTCCTATAAAGTAGTTAAGGGGCTCGTTTGagagtaggggtgggttcggttccgttcggttcggtttttggcCGAAACCGGAAACCAAACCGAAGTTACTGTTTGGTTCGATTTTTCCTTGGGTTTTTTGGGTTCGGCTTCAGTCCAGCTCGGTtttttccatgaattttttattttttatttttattcagaACATGAATCTTTTATCCAacacaacaaaaataaactaaaaacttggaTTGAATCAGATGGAAAGAAACAAACACAGATTTTCCAGTGGTAGACTTTCTTTGCATCTCCACACATAATCTGCAACCCATACTTTCTTTGGTCTCTGTCCAATTTATGTTCCTTCCGATTATCATTCTTCCAACATAGATTCACGCATAATCACATAAACGAATCAAAGCCACTAAAATTTATACAAATACATTCAGCCGCGATGGCTAACATGCTTGAAATCTATAAATTACATGATGCTATGAATCCAACACACAATTGACGCAAAATCAAACAAGTAAAATGAAATACTAATACATTTATGCTTTAAATACCATCAAGCTGATTCAACTTAATTGCTCTCTGCAGCACTCCAACCGATTTTGATCTTTGAGAAAAATACCCATGTTTCGGATCATATAATGTTGAATGAATGAAAACTCTATGGCATCTCCACGAATAGCACAAAATCTAAATATTGAAACTCATACACTAGCAGCAAATCAATAACCCAAAATCCCTAAATCTAGAAAACCCTAAGTTACtcttcctaaatccctaaaattgAATACCTTTTGATTGAAGATTTGGCTTCGACAAGAACCGTTAGGTGGTGTCGGAGTTTAGAGAAGAAGCTGGTGGTGGTGGTCGGAGTCGACTTCACATGAGCTGAAGGAGGAAGCTCAGCTATCGAGATTCGAGAGGGAGTCTGAGAATCGACGATCAAGATTTGAGAGGGAGGACTGAGTTGTGGTCGCGACGGCTGTGATGGGGTGACGATGGTGGTGAATCGATGATAGTCTCGTCTGGATTTGTTGGCTATGTCGTCGAGGAAAGATGGGAAATTGGGGGAAAATATGAGTTGAGTGGGACAGGAGGTTAGGTCAATACGGGAAGCAAATCCCCAGATGGTAAACAGTTAAaaggctttttttttaatattttgggctaaaattttTTGCAACACATTGGGCTTTAGCacatttaggtttaggaaataatacccaaaacagataattaaataaataaaatataaagaaattattaatttaattaattcggttcggttcggtttctagaccaCTGAAATCGAAATCGAACCAAAAAAATTcagttcggttcgatttttttgttCTCGGTTCGGTGTTTGGTTCGGtctttttttcggttttcagttttttgaacccacccatATTTGAGAGCACTTATCCTCTACGCTTCTAttagaagtgcttttattaTAAACATATAAAAAAGAATTATTAAAAAACTAAGCACTTGGAAAGTGCTTCCTTAAGAGCATGTGATTCTTCAATAACCACAAAAGAGTCGGAATTTTCCACCCAAAACGAAGTTAGAAGTGCTTTTGACATCATTAAACACTTTTAGCCCTTCCGTACCAAAATCCCAAACAAGCCCAAAATCTTGTTGCAAAAAATGCATGTTGCACATACATTTCttataacatttaaaaaaaaaattcattttactTTGCTTTTCCGGCATTCTTCTTACTTCGTCACTCTCGTGTGGATGTTAAACTAAAATCATttgaatattttcttttttgggtaaAATTTTCTTTCgattttgaaaaacaaaaaatcgtAAGTAAACCCTAACATAAACATAATCAAcatgaaattattttaaacGAATTACTTAGATCAAGAACATCAACACAGTGctcaatcaaatttcaaaaaaaaaaaaaaaaaaagagcaaactTAACGCAGCAAATCAGCACTTGAAACAACAATCAAAATCGAAATtgacaacaaaacaaaatttacactGAAAACTAATAGAAaagcaaacaaaataaaagcacATTTAAGCACTACATTTGGTTACTGAGAAACCAAATTGAATGAGAAATTAACTTTCCCTTCTTGGCAGTTTCTCCATAAAAGCAAAACAGTGCACTTTGCATTTGAGAGAGAGCTAGGGATTTGAGATCTTACTCGACGGCGGGAACGGATTGTCGGAGAATCGCGTCGAAAAAGAGAAGTAGGTTTGGAAGGTTAAGCGAAAGAAAGGACAAGATTCCAAGCGCTGCAAAAGTGAAATGGCAAAAGGATTTTGGAGTGTGTAAGGGTTTTATTGGAGTGAGcccgagaaatttttcaatagGTCAGAAACATGACTCAGTACATTTTTTACTGTTTCATGATCATGCGTCCACCCTTTAGGCCAACTCCAACCCATGGCCTAAAACCTATAATTTCCCTTCTATTACCCCCAATCCATTCCAGCCCAAGTTTTAATTTGGGtctaaaacctaaaacctaaaaaaaaaacccagaaaatggTGTGGACCCCACCAGCACGAGTGAAACTCAGCGCTTGAGCGACAGAAGCCCCCAAGAGACACGTGCACGCGGGTGACATGCCAAGACAGAGACCAttatcctcctcttcttccaCCTCaacttcctcatcctcctctacTTCTTTATACTCAACATCCTCTTCTATTATTTCCTCAGGATCATTGTCTGCATCCAGGTCCACCCGCGCATCAGATTCTACATGCCTTTCAGATGCATCCCCATAAATATTTGCCCTTGTTTTCGACAACTTATATATCTAGAATGACAAGCTTGCAAGGCAACTGTGAAGAAAGCACAGTAGCCAGAAGCATTCACAGAAGAAATAATACAGATATGGAAAGGTGGAAACAACATGAGAGGCCAAACAAAGTTGTAGAGAAAGAATTTCGAAAGAATATGTGCCATGAGGTATGGGTTCAAGGACTTCCAAATCCAATGATTTTCAATTAAGGGGTCATTATATAGTAACAATAGTAATAAAGATAGGCAACAGAAGAATTTTGCATGATTTATCAAGGGGATGATGATGCTCAATAGGCGAAATAAAAAATGAAGCAGTGAATTTCTAGAATATTTAGATATCGACATTCGATAGTAAATGGATGGTGTAATTGTTTAAATATCTATCTGGAGAGTTTCATgcccaaacaacaacaacaacaacaacaacaacaaagccttttcccactaagtggggtcggttatatgaatcctagaacgccattgcgctcggttttgtgtcatgtcctccgttagatccaagtactctaagccttttcttagagtctcttccaaagttttcctaggtcttcctctaccccttcggccctgaacctctgtcccgtagtcacatcttcgaaccggagcgtcagtcggccttctttgcacatgtccaaatcaccggaaccgattttctctcatctttccttcaatttcggctactcctactttacctcggatatcctcattctcaatcttatcctttctcgtgtgcccacacatcccacgaagcatcctcatctctgctacacccattttgtgtacgtgttgatgtttcaccgcccgacattctgtgccatacaacatcgctggccttattgccgtcttataaaattttcccttgagcttcagtggcctacgacggtcacacaacatgctggatgcactcttacacttcatccatccagctcgtattctatggttgagatcttcatctaattctccgttctcttgtaagatagatcctaggtagcgaaaacggtcgctttttgtgatcttcgctaaattgctccggtcattagtgtggataagtatataaatggatagagataggaaagcaaacacaagatgtacgtggttcacccagattggctacgtccacggaatagaagagttctcattaattgtgaagggtttacacaagtacataggttcaagctctcctttagtgagtacaagtgaatgatttagtacaaatgacattagagtacaaatgacattaggaaatattgtgggagaatgatctcgtaatcacgaaacttctaagtatcggagtgtggtatcgacttgccttatctgtctcataggtagatgtggcagc is drawn from Malus domestica chromosome 14, GDT2T_hap1 and contains these coding sequences:
- the LOC103424257 gene encoding replication protein A 14 kDa subunit B isoform X1; this translates as MQSALFGSHRETADMDTSNPAVFVNAELLRLYVGRRARALIQVVRTEGGTVIGKSTDGKELVVKGNPPVPLTKFVEVIGIADSDKSIHAEIWNNFGETIDTSSYNQLCQLANGEYKQLFI
- the LOC103424257 gene encoding replication protein A 14 kDa subunit B isoform X2 encodes the protein MDTSNPAVFVNAELLRLYVGRRARALIQVVRTEGGTVIGKSTDGKELVVKGNPPVPLTKFVEVIGIADSDKSIHAEIWNNFGETIDTSSYNQLCQLANGEYKQLFI